TAAACAGATTAACAGAATAACATTTAACAATACTCTTGTTTTCTTAAATATTAATTACTGACTCCTGGTACTTGTCTAGTAGTAGCTACCTATCATGTCTGAAGGTGTCCGGGCATTGGTAAATCTCCCCGTAGCTAAACCACCAGTAAAATCAATGCCGTAAGGAGGAAAGTTGCATTTCATAACAGAGCTGAGCTGAGGTTGTTATTGTTAATGAAACAATAGACAGCTAAAGGTGTATCACTGATTGATTTCAAAAAAGTGCAGGGTTTCACAGAGACTAACTTGTGCATGTTTAGGCGCCAAGGTTAATCCTAGCTAGTAGAAATATTTAACATTGGCAAAACATAGAGTCTCACTATTATTATTATATACAGTAAAATGATGGCCTTCaattcaattaatttaaaaacGTCACGTCGTTTGCTTGTTGGTGGCCTCCCTCTTTTCTGTTTCAACCGTCAACCATCATATTAGTACATAGTTTTAAATCATTTCCGCATCAAGTCTGAGTCTCGTCTATTTGGTCTGCCTTCTGATTTACCAGTAGCAGCATTTACTATTTGCGTCTTCTTATGCATCACGAAAATACAATAGAATCTAGATATGATAATGATATGATAATTGCGATAACGATATCGGTTTTGAAAATAACCATTTCATTTTAATGGAGATTTGCAACGTCGGATCCACTTTCGCTTTATGATATATTTGGATACTGTTTGGTTTGTATCAACATCTATTCGATTAGTCCCTAATTCAGATTAAAATCAGTCAAATAAAGTTCGATTCAGATTAatatcagttttgattttttttcgaatcatactatttttaaaatgtCAAGACTTTCAACATTGTCTTATTCACTTAATATCAATATCGGTTCGGATTTATATCGAGCCGCATACTTCGGGTCATATTCACTTTCGATAATTTATTATTATACTTTGATCCGTTCAAAGTTATAATTTGATCTAGCATGTCAAATCATTTTCGGTTAAATTTTTGATTTAGGTAATTTTTTGATCAATTTAAATTGATTTTGTTGGTTTTTTTATTTAATCTAAAACTTGtcatatttatttgttttatttacCGAATTATTTTAGGAATTATATTGCTGGTTTAATCTCAATTGATTTGGTCGTAGCAAATGTGGAGTATAGTAGGAGCATGAACAAGGATAATAGTTGAGTTTATTTAGGAGAGTAGCTTTCTATTTCCTAATTTCTAGCCGTTGGttgttttattatatatatattgtaattCCAGTAAGTTAATAAATAAAGAGCGACAAGTTCAGACATATATAAgctttgttttttttttattttttcaatttaaatcaaacagctatatatatatatatattggttgTCGATAAGaattggtatgaactagtgtgTAAGAGTGATCGTACGTCGAAGACTGTTAGGTAATGGACGTGAAAAAATTGAAAGGAGGGTCAGTTGGTTTGACATATCCTATGTTGGCTAAGACAAATTACACAGTTTGGGTCTTGAAGATGTGGGTGTTCATGCAAGCCCAGGGTGTGTGTTTGGCTATGAAACCAAGTGCTCAAAAGGGGACGGTTGAAAAATATTAACGTTGACAGCTTACATGTCTCAGCCACCTTGTTTCTTGCCATTCTTCATGGACCACTCTGATACATGGACCACCTGATTTTCTGTTAGACTATATTATCTCTATCTATGTACTTCCTTTTATATCCTATTAGCTCCCTACCGTTAGTGTTGATGTTAGTATCTATATAGATGTAATGGCACTGTCATTTTGGGGTTATGAATGAAATGATAAGCTCTGCTATCTTTGCTCAAAACTAGATCTATACTTTGCATTTCCTGCTTTCTGTATATTACTctttatggtatcagagccagcaATGCAGATATAGATTTCCTTGTTACTCACAAAGATTGAAGCAACTTTTTCGTTCTATTCTCTATTCGATTGATTCCGATTTGAGAGCACAAAACCCTCCTTTCTTAAATAGGGTTCTTGACAATGACTACTCAAAATCGTTTCTCCTTTTCTGATATGCAAAACCCACTATTTATTCATCCCTCTGATGGACCTCTGTCTATTAGTGTGTCAAAGCTGCAGGGGGCGAGTGACTACAGGTCATGGAAACGTTCTCTTAAGATCTAGCTTTCATCGAAGAGGAAATTGGGATTTGTCAATGGGGCTGTTACACGCAGCAGTGCTGATGAGACACAAGCCGCTCAATGGGACACCTGCAATGATTTGGTAATATCCTGGCTTCATAACAATGTCTCTGAAAATATCAAGCAGTCTATTCTCTTTATAAATTCTGCTCATGATGTGTGGCTTCACCTAGAAAAGCATTTTATGCTAACTAATGGGTCTCGAAAGTATAAACTCACTAGAGATCTATTTTTCCTCAAACAAAACAAAATGAAGATAAATGATTATTTTCCTACTCTTAGTAGTCTCTGGGAAGAAATAGACTCTATTAACACTCTACCTATTGTGACCTCTACTGCTGACGATATTGCAAAGTTTATGACAGCTCTTCAGTCCCAAAAAGCTGAGTCAAAACTATTCCAGTTCCTCAATGGCTTGGATGACTGTTACTCAGCCTTGAGGAGTCAGCTCCTATTGTTGCAACCTTTACCCACAATTGAAGTGGCCTATGCAGCCATCCAACAAGAAGAGTCCCAGAGTGACCTGTTGAGTAGGGCTGACATTGAACTTTCTGCAATGTTCAGTAAGAGTAACCTGGAGTCTCGAAATGTTTCTTGCACGGCTTGTGGTGGGAGAGGCCACTCTGCTGATAAGTGCTGGACAGTGGTGGGATACCCCAAGTGGCACCACAAATATAAGAAGCCAACCCCAAGAAACTAAAAAGGGTCACACCCTAAAAATGAAAATTACAGAGCTAATAATGCTCAAACATGTGGCAGTGGTAACAAATCAGAGGTGGTATTATCACAGCAACAACTTCAACAGCTGCTGCAATTACTCCCAAATTCTCATGTGTCGAAAACTAAGGGGTATGACACTGAGGATGAATTGGAAAAATGTTTTTCTGGCATGGTCACATGTAATTTTTTTGCTGCTGACAAGGACATCTGGATCATTGATTCGGGTGCCAGTGACCATATGACCGCAAATTTTCATC
The sequence above is drawn from the Apium graveolens cultivar Ventura chromosome 2, ASM990537v1, whole genome shotgun sequence genome and encodes:
- the LOC141705113 gene encoding uncharacterized protein LOC141705113 — protein: MDVKKLKGGSVGLTYPMLAKTNYTVWVLKMWVFMQAQGVCLAMKPSAQKGTRKLGFVNGAVTRSSADETQAAQWDTCNDLVISWLHNNVSENIKQSILFINSAHDVWLHLEKHFMLTNGSRKYKLTRDLFFLKQNKMKINDYFPTLSSLWEEIDSINTLPIVTSTADDIAKFMTALQSQKAESKLFQFLNGLDDCYSALRSQLLLLQPLPTIEVAYAAIQQEESQSDLLSRADIELSAMFSKSNLESRNVSCTACGGRGHSADKCWTVVGYPKWHHKYKKPTPRN